From the Oscarella lobularis chromosome 13, ooOscLobu1.1, whole genome shotgun sequence genome, one window contains:
- the LOC136195041 gene encoding 14-3-3 protein gamma-B-like, translated as MADGIVHLAKIAEQAERYDDMTKYMRQLVEIKKGDLTTEERNLLSVAYKNVVGARRSSWRIVSSVEQKKESEGDTGAVEVAKEYRIKIEDELKKICNDVIDLLDSSLIKTSEEQSGGDGEQASNEAAVFYLKMKGDYYRYLAETATAERADVIEKSEDAYTKAWEKAKETLKSTHPIRLGLALNYSVFYYEIKNEQKKACEQAKMAFDDAIAELDQLNEESYKDSTLIMQLLRDNLTLWTADAGKDEDDGDEEVPQD; from the coding sequence ATGGCGGACGGCATCGTTCATCTCGCAAAGATCGCCGAGCAAGCCGAGCGCTACGACGACATGACAAAATACATGCGTCAACTCGTCGAAATCAAAAAGGGCGATTTGACGACGGAAGAACGCAATCTTCTCTCGGTCGCCtacaaaaacgtcgtcggagcGCGTCGCAGTTCGTGGCGCATCGTCAGTAGCGTTGAGCAAAAGAAAGAGTCGGAAGGTGATACCGGGGCGGTGGAAGTGGCAAAAGAATATAGGatcaaaatcgaagacgagttGAAAAAGATCTGCAATGATGTCATCGACCTTCTCGACAGCTCGTTGATAAAAACGAGCGAAGAacaaagcggcggcgacggcgaacaAGCGTCGAACGAAGCAGCCGTTTTCTATTTGAAAATGAAGGGCGATTATTATCGCTATTTGGCTGAAACGGCTACAGCAGAGagagctgacgtcattgaaaaGTCCGAGGATGCCTATACCAAGGCGtgggaaaaggcaaaggaaacgTTGAAATCGACGCATCCGATTCGACTCGGCTTGGCTCTCAATTATTCCGTGTTTTATTACGAGATTAAAAATGAGCAAAAGAAGGCGTGCGAGCAGGCGAAAATGGCGTTTGACGACGCAATTGCCGAGTTGGATCAGTTGAACGAGGAGTCTTATAAGGATAGCACGCTCATAATGCAGTTGCTCAGAGATAATTTGACGCTCTGGACGGCTGACGCTggcaaagacgaagatgatggagacgaagaggtcCCTCAGGACTGA
- the LOC136195002 gene encoding uncharacterized protein has translation MNHGIAKQDYVRLLDGRTTRKVFFVLRSITLSGIPCLEIYHGVDKREINAHELVSVRRIGPRRLRKKTSLRLQLCCVSEPITTIVFDTEEDQRDWEAKINAIFFESLKSFAIFVARSSDRVPTSDGMVEATLEIWSRDLVVSSADRDRSPLHKISLRGIDGFSVVPGLRDTKEILIRFRTLPAGSVGELCFWSKHSHDVVLALEEALKHCKRTKDRSDSSAAVCPTTPKRPSMRRFRRYNSESDLTIEEESKPPQVMYHTIAPSSHSPNQSATIKKAIPLPPLSKRVNRLTDDGDYAFINEFGMRERTVQRGDYSYIDVLRITHSCSPPPISMGNYPQLSRSFVTESKVKRQEQRLPLPTPRPVDTLPHPNQEEEEEEEEEEKKKHEYLELLDFCDDDHDDDDEEEEDEDDEDEDDYEVPPDEESGEDEDEDDYEVPPDEESGEDEDEDDYEVPPEESVGDEDYEDIVMESGQGNDATEPTYMNFTEDVPPVV, from the exons ATGAATCACGGCATCGCAAAGCAGGACTACGTTCGCTTACTCGATGGTCGAACGACG CGCAAAgttttcttcgttctccGAAGTATCACGTTGTCTGGCATTCCGTGTTTGGAGATCTATCACGGCGTCGATAAACGGGAAATCAACGCGCACGAACTCGTCTCCGTGCGTCGAATCGGGCCGAGACGACTGCGAAAGAAGACCTCCCTCCGCTTGCAA CTGTGCTGCGTGTCGGAACCGATAACTACAATTGTTTTCGATACGGAAGAAGATCAAAGAGACTGGGAAGCGAAAATAAATgcgattttcttcgaaaGCCTTA AATCGTTCGCTATTTTCGTCGCTCGCTCTTCCGATCGCGTtccgacgagcgacggcatggtcgaagcgacgctcgAGATATGGAGTCGCGATCTCGTCGTATCGAGcgccgatcgcgatcgatcgccgCTTCACAAGATCTCGCTGCGCGGCATCGACGGTTTTTCCGTCGTGCCCGGTCTGCGCGACACCAAAGAGATCCTCATTCGCTTTCGCAC GCTCCCAGCGGGATCAGTCGGCGAACTGTGCTTCTGGTCAAAGCACTCGCACGATGTCGTACTGGCATTGGAAGAAGCGCTGAAACATTGTAAACGAACAAAAGATAGATCAGACAGCAGTGCTGCTGTTTGCCCTACGACACCAAAGC GACCTTCGATGAGAAGGTTTCGTCGCTATAACTCCGAATCGGATCTCACAATTGAAGAGGAGTCAAAGCCACCACAGGTCATGTATCATACAATAGCGCCATCTTCTCACTCACCCAATCAGTCCGCGACCATAAAGAAAGCAATACCCCTTCCTCCTCTAAGTAAACGCGTAAATCGACTGACAGATGATGGCGACTATGCTTTCATCAACGAATTCGGcatgagagagagaacggTCCAACGCGGAGACTATAGCTACATAGACGTTCTTCGAATAACGCATAGTTGCAGTCCCCCGCCGATTTCGATGGGAAATTATCCGCAATTGAGTAGGTCTTTTGTGACTGAGAGCAAGGTGAAGAGGCAAGAGCAACGACTGCCTTTGCCAACTCCGAGACCCGTCGATACCTTACCTCATCCGAAccaagaagaggaggaggaggaggaggaggaagagaaaaagaagcacgAATATTTAGAGCTATTAGATTTCTGTGATGACGatcatgatgatgatgatgaggaagaggaggacgaggacgatgaGGATGAGGACGATTACGAAGTTCCTCCTGACGAGGAGTCTGGAGAGGACGAGGATGAGGACGATTATGAAGTTCCTCCTGACGAGGAGTCTGGAGAGGACGAGGATGAGGACGATTATGAAGTTCCTCCTGAGGAGTCGGTAGGGGATGAAGATTACGAAGATATTGTCATGGAATCTGGCCAAGGCAACGACGCTACAGAGCCCACATACATGAATTTCACGGAAGACGTTCCGCCCGTAGTATGA
- the LOC136195039 gene encoding 14-3-3-like protein 1: MADQFAQQAKLAEQAERYDDMTEYMRQLVEAKKGDLTTEERNLLSVAYKNVVGARRNAWRVLSSIEQKDPSDLLQDYRIKVEGELEKICNDVIGLLDKSLIPTSKERSGDDEQTAKEGRVFYLKMKGDYYRYLAEVKKEDEKVKKSYEAYRKAEDTAKEELPSTHPIRLGLALNFSVFHYEIKNEPKEACKLAKEAFDDAIAELDQLKEDSYKDSTLIMQLLRDNLTLWTSDVGVEENEGDDK; the protein is encoded by the coding sequence ATGGCAGATCAATTCGCTCAACAGGCAAAGCTCGCCGAGCAAGCCGAGCGCTACGACGACATGACAGAGTACATGCGTCAGCTTGTCGAAGCCAAAAAGGGCGATTTGACGACCGAAGAACGCAATCTTCTCTCGGTCGCCTACAAAAACGTCGTGGGAGCGCGTCGCAACGCCTGGCGCGTCCTAAGTAGCATCGAACAAAAAGATCCATCGGATTTGTTGCAAGACTATCGGATCAAAGTCGAAGGCGAATTGGAAAAGATCtgcaacgacgtcatcggccTTCTCGACAAGTCGTTGATACCAACGAGCAAAGagcgaagcggcgacgacgaacaaaCGGCGAAGGAAGGGCGCGTCTTCTATTTGAAAATGAAGGGCGATTATTATCGCTATTTGGCCGAAGTAAAAAAGGAAGAtgaaaaagtgaagaaatcCTACGAAGCCTATAGAAAAGCGGAGGACACGGCAAAGGAAGAATTGCCATCGACGCATCCGATTCGACTCGGCTTGGCTCTcaatttctccgtctttcATTATGAGATTAAAAATGAGCCGAAAGAGGCATGTAAGCTGGCGAAAGAGGCATTTGACGACGCTATTGCCGAGTTGGATCAGCTGAAAGAAGATTCTTATAAGGATAGCACGCTCATTATGCAGTTGCTCAGAGATAATTTGACGCTCTGGACGTCTGATGTAGGCGTCGAAGAGAATGAAGGTGATGATAAGTGA
- the LOC136195003 gene encoding heat shock factor 2-binding protein-like isoform X2 — METKEELRCVTSQLSANVGRLIESSTSLARTFTHDNVIVSKRELERLVTEVMQMKEFLPKIAGKRHIRALSKGREYEQELHFRRSQVLALQQEKKHAEKRIDVLQAELEKQKEENYAAKCEISELREQLADQSNFCSTMGASACTLLWRLSRIESSVDAILSGTMVESFFDVIVVTMTSCLATYPLRLPADQSDEGQFILSLCGIITNIAASPSGREFLATSASGRTVLDCMIRTLSDAPTRPAARGDAGPVVATSSDKMCCSSRLKNLILMGLYNVSINRNGLDYLTSKSELLSILGGQLKGSKDAENVTNCLRLLQSLLLEPKSKFYTQEALRAIPSDLLGSLTKNRNPEVSSAARELLSDIEQLPREEREDDDDEPANTM; from the exons ATGGAGACGAAAGAGGAACTGCGCTGCGTC ACGTCGCAGCTGAGCGCAAACGTGGGCAGATTAATCGAatcatcgacgtcgctcgcgcgcactTTTACGCACGataacgtcatcgtctcgaAGCGCGAACTCGAACGACTCGTCACAGAAGTCATGCAGATGAAAGAGTTTCTTCCCAAA ATCGCTGGAAAACGTCACATCCGGGCTCTATCAAAAGGACGAGAATACGAGCAAG AATTACATTTTCGACGATCGCAAGTATTAGCGTTACAGCAGGAGAAAAAACACGCCGAAAAACGCATAGACGTTCTCCAAGCTGaattagaaaaacaaaaagag gaaaatTACGCAGCAAAG TGCGAGATATCGGAACTTAGAGAACAATTAGCCGACCAATCGAATTTCTGCTCGACTATGGGCGCTTCCGCGTGCACACTTCTCTGGCGTCTTTCCCGGATAGAGAGCAGCGTCGACGCAATTCTATCTGga ACTATGGTCGAatcgtttttcgacgtcatcgtcgttaCCATGACGAGCTGCTTGGCGACGTATCCGCTACGACTTCCGGCAGATCAATCCGACGAAGGACAATTCATATTGTCTCTCTGCGGAATAATTACGA aCATTGCTGCTTCTCCGTCGGGACGAGAATTTctcgcgacgtcggcgagcgGTCGAACGGTGCTCGATTGCATGATTCGCACTTTGAGCGACGCGCCGACGCGTCCGGCGGCCCGGGGAGACGCCGGCCCCGtcgtggcgacgtcgtcggataAAATGTGCTGCAGTTCTCGACTGAAAAA CCTTATTCTTATGGGGCTATACAACGTTAG TATCAATCGAAACGGACTAGACTATCTCACGAGCAAGAGCGAGCTCTTGTCAATTCTAGGAGGCCAATTAAAGG GCAGCAAAGATGCCGAGAACGTTACTAATTGTCTACG ACTCCTTCAATCTCTATTGCTAGAGCCCAAGTCTAAGTTTTACACTCAAGAAGCACTCAGAGCT ATTCCATCTGATCTCCTAGGATCTCTTACTAAGAATAGGAACCCAGAG GTCAGCTCTGCTGCTAGAGAACTTCTGTCCGATATTGAACAGCTTCCAAGAGAAGAAAgggaagatgacgatgacgaaccGGCGAATACTATGTAG
- the LOC136195004 gene encoding 14-3-3 protein zeta-like: protein MSADRFVHLAKVAEAAERYENMSDFMRQYIEAKQGDLTGEERNLFSVAYKNIVGARRSSWRIISSVEQKKTDDNEVALVRDYRKKIEEELEKVCNEVIDLLTDSLIPSQEKSDDDEAAVFYLKMKGDYYRYLAEVATQDNKDEVVGKSNEAYDGAWEKAKEKLKSTHPIRLGLALNYSVFHYEIRNKPDKACKLAKMAFDDAIAELDQLSEDSYKDSTLIMQLLRDNLTLWTSDQESGQEEDPPAGEAAPQS from the coding sequence ATGTCCGCGGATCGATTCGTTCACCTGGCAAAAGTGGCCGAGGCAGCCGAGCGCTACGAAAACATGTCAGATTTCATGCGTCAATACATCGAAGCCAAGCAGGGCGATCTGACGGGGGAAGAACGCAATCTTTTCTCAGTCGCCTACAAAAACATCGTGGGAGCGCGTCGCAGCTCCTGGCGCATCATTAGTAGCGTtgagcaaaagaaaaccgaCGACAACGAGGTGGCATTGGTGAGAGATTAtaggaagaaaatcgaagaggaGTTGGAAAAGGTTTGCAATGAAGTCATCGACCTCCTCACCGATTCGTTGATACCGAGCcaagagaaaagcgacgacgatgaagcaGCCGTTTTCTATTTGAAAATGAAGGGCGATTATTATCGCTATTTGGCCGAAGTGGCCACACAGGATAACAAAGATGAAGTCGTTGGCAAATCCAATGAAGCCTATGATGGTGCGtgggagaaggcaaaggaaaaattgaaatcgacGCATCCGATTCGACTCGGCTTGGCTCTCAATTATTCCGTCTTTCATTATGAGATTAGGAATAAGCCGGATAAGGCATGTAAGCTGGCAAAAATGGCGTTTGACGACGCAATTGCCGAGTTGGATCAGCTGAGCGAGGATTCTTATAAGGATAGCACGCTCATTATGCAGTTGCTCAGAGATAACTTGACGCTCTGGACATCTGATCAAGAAAGCGGTCAAGAGGAAGATCCTCCTGCAGGAGAGGCTGCTCCTCAGTCCTGA
- the LOC136195003 gene encoding heat shock factor 2-binding protein-like isoform X1, with protein METKEELRCVTSQLSANVGRLIESSTSLARTFTHDNVIVSKRELERLVTEVMQMKEFLPKIAGKRHIRALSKGREYEQELHFRRSQVLALQQEKKHAEKRIDVLQAELEKQKEENYAAKCEISELREQLADQSNFCSTMGASACTLLWRLSRIESSVDAILSGTMVESFFDVIVVTMTSCLATYPLRLPADQSDEGQFILSLCGIITSAIREYFFLKKNRHGRIFFTDIAASPSGREFLATSASGRTVLDCMIRTLSDAPTRPAARGDAGPVVATSSDKMCCSSRLKNLILMGLYNVSINRNGLDYLTSKSELLSILGGQLKGSKDAENVTNCLRLLQSLLLEPKSKFYTQEALRAIPSDLLGSLTKNRNPEVSSAARELLSDIEQLPREEREDDDDEPANTM; from the exons ATGGAGACGAAAGAGGAACTGCGCTGCGTC ACGTCGCAGCTGAGCGCAAACGTGGGCAGATTAATCGAatcatcgacgtcgctcgcgcgcactTTTACGCACGataacgtcatcgtctcgaAGCGCGAACTCGAACGACTCGTCACAGAAGTCATGCAGATGAAAGAGTTTCTTCCCAAA ATCGCTGGAAAACGTCACATCCGGGCTCTATCAAAAGGACGAGAATACGAGCAAG AATTACATTTTCGACGATCGCAAGTATTAGCGTTACAGCAGGAGAAAAAACACGCCGAAAAACGCATAGACGTTCTCCAAGCTGaattagaaaaacaaaaagag gaaaatTACGCAGCAAAG TGCGAGATATCGGAACTTAGAGAACAATTAGCCGACCAATCGAATTTCTGCTCGACTATGGGCGCTTCCGCGTGCACACTTCTCTGGCGTCTTTCCCGGATAGAGAGCAGCGTCGACGCAATTCTATCTGga ACTATGGTCGAatcgtttttcgacgtcatcgtcgttaCCATGACGAGCTGCTTGGCGACGTATCCGCTACGACTTCCGGCAGATCAATCCGACGAAGGACAATTCATATTGTCTCTCTGCGGAATAATTACGAGTGCAATTagagaatatttttttttgaaaaaaaaccggCACggtagaatttttttcacagaCATTGCTGCTTCTCCGTCGGGACGAGAATTTctcgcgacgtcggcgagcgGTCGAACGGTGCTCGATTGCATGATTCGCACTTTGAGCGACGCGCCGACGCGTCCGGCGGCCCGGGGAGACGCCGGCCCCGtcgtggcgacgtcgtcggataAAATGTGCTGCAGTTCTCGACTGAAAAA CCTTATTCTTATGGGGCTATACAACGTTAG TATCAATCGAAACGGACTAGACTATCTCACGAGCAAGAGCGAGCTCTTGTCAATTCTAGGAGGCCAATTAAAGG GCAGCAAAGATGCCGAGAACGTTACTAATTGTCTACG ACTCCTTCAATCTCTATTGCTAGAGCCCAAGTCTAAGTTTTACACTCAAGAAGCACTCAGAGCT ATTCCATCTGATCTCCTAGGATCTCTTACTAAGAATAGGAACCCAGAG GTCAGCTCTGCTGCTAGAGAACTTCTGTCCGATATTGAACAGCTTCCAAGAGAAGAAAgggaagatgacgatgacgaaccGGCGAATACTATGTAG
- the LOC136195001 gene encoding thrombospondin-type laminin G domain and EAR repeat-containing protein-like has protein sequence MSTHRTQTPPPPYTGYASRNAPHAGILRRTGGGCTTVAATRVYAPNAGVAEIESRATTAASTPSRRQAETKPRRTASGGGSLATSNSGPFMTKLTCAMLVIALLVSCAAFVLALVTLMTTTKSTVTAGESKKETDDEVSELGVINDDWASKTKIEELEAALEKMQTLEKRISSIEETVREMGEELRKQKNASKTCSSSKRESRIFKLSSELPNSGAAHDVEPFTINGDYYIAVAKYRVHTADSIIYKWNGAGFDKYQTVPTSGAFDLEAFHVNGKAYLAVANNKNETSNYHVASVIHQWNGTRFVPFQTIPTHGATAIKFFDIDNTQFLAIVNAKATVNSLIIRKWNGAEFVAFQTLNTSTAYDVEHFAIDGRDYLAVANHRRSNRPGYSTNSHIYEWSGSKFEEYQTIHVIGSKDVHAFSAGNRHFLIFANHSHTNESSRSRSMIYEWKSSSKQFVSSQIIPTNAVKWTSAEIDENLYLFSAEWDSRDGSGKALSGMYKWTTHFCPFQRFSTRGARIVKPFRISHTTYMAVAQSRARTCPIYEWK, from the exons ATGTCGACGCACAGAACGCAGACGCCTCCGCCGCCCTACACCGGCTACGCGTCGCGAAACGCGCCACACGCGGGCATCCTCCGGCGGACGGGCGGGGGCTGCACGACCGTCGCAGCGACGCGCGTCTACGCTCCCAACGCGGGAGTCGCCGAAATTGAATCGCGCGCAACGACAGCGGCGTCGACTCCGTCGCGACGACAGGCGGAGACGAAGCCGAGGAGAACGGCGTCCGGCGGCGGTAGTctagcgacgtcgaacagCGGGCCGTTTATGACAAAATTGACGTGTGCCATGCTCGTTATTGCGCTTCTCGTCTCGTGCGCTGCATTCGTGTTGGCCCTAGTCACTCTAATGACGACGACCAAAAGCACCGTGACGGCG GGCGAGAGCAAAAAGGAAACTGACGATGAG GTTTCGGAGCTGGGCGTCATAAACGACGATTGG GCGAGCAAGACGAAGATTGAGGAACTGGAAGCGGCTCTGGAAAAAATGCAGACGTTGGAAAAGCGAATTAGTTCGATTGAAGAAACG GTTCGGGAAATGGGGGAAGAGctgagaaaacaaaagaatgCCAGCAAG ACttgctcgtcgtcaaaacgag AGTCTCGTATCTTCAAACTTTCCTCTGAGCTTCCCAATAGTGGTGCAGCCCATGACGTAGAACCTTTCACCATCAATGGCGATTATTACATTGCAGTTGCCAAATACCGAGTCCATACGGCCGACTCAATCATCTATAAATGGAATGGCGCTGGCTTTGATAAATATCAAACAGTTCCTACTTCTGGCGCTTTCGATTTGGAAGCGTTTCACGTCAATGGGAAAGCGTATCTAGCTGTAGCCAATAATAAGAACGAGACGTCAAATTACCACGTTGCTTCTGTCATACATCAGTGGAATGGAACTAGATTTGTTCCTTTCCAAACTATACCGACTCACGGTGCGACAGCCATCAAGTTTTTTGACATTGATAACACACAATTTCTGGCCATCGTCAATGCAAAAGCGACAGTAAATTCTCTCATAATCCGAAAATGGAACGGAGCGGAATTTGTAGCGTTTCAAACTCTAAACACTTCCACTGCTTATGACGTAGAACATTTCGCGATAGACGGTAGAGATTATTTGGCCGTGGCAAATCACCGACGATCCAATCGACCGGGCTATAGCACCAATTCTCACATCTACGAGTGGAGTGGCTCCAAGTTTGAAGAGTATCAGACTATACACGTAATTGGTTCAAAAGACGTCCATGCGTTCAGCGCAGGCAACCGGCACTTCTTGATTTTTGCAAACCATTCACACACCAACGAGTCGAGTCGCAGTCGCTCGATGATCTACGAGTGGAAGTCTAGTTCAAAGcaattcgtttcgtctcAGATCATTCCAACGAATGCGGTGAAATGGACGTCAGCCGAAATAGACGAAAATctctatttattttcagCCGAATGGGATTCGAGAGACGGCAGCGGTAAAGCTCTGTCTGGGATGTACAAGTGGACGACACATTTTTGCCCGTTTCAACGTTTTTCAACAAGAGGGGCTCGGATCGTGAAACCATTTCGAATCAGTCACACAACGTACATGGCAGTAGCTCAATCGCGCGCAAGAACGTGTCCCATTTACGAATGGAAATAA